The proteins below are encoded in one region of Halocatena salina:
- a CDS encoding aldo/keto reductase, giving the protein METRKLGSTDIDATAIGLGTWNVGPVWGDVSDTQIRDAIHTAIDAGITFIDTAEVYGDGRAERLIGEVLTERDDAEVIDVVTKAKPDPDGGHSPEGLRESVTGSIDRLGVDSLDLVQLHCPDTSAFYDPAVFDALEALRAEGLIDHAGVSVELVEQAQKAIEYDVVESVQIIFNPLRLRPRERLFEAAQRHDVGIIVRVPLASGLLADAFDETTDFPEGDHRRVAIEDGVAAGVGAKGGETFAGVPFDAGIAAVEDLRPHVPSELSMAQFTLRWILDHEAVTTVIPGSTSPSHIEENADAADYPELSHQTHGAVTDAYDEHVREHVHHRW; this is encoded by the coding sequence ATGGAGACGCGTAAACTCGGCAGCACGGACATCGACGCGACGGCCATCGGACTCGGAACGTGGAACGTCGGGCCGGTGTGGGGCGACGTGAGCGACACCCAGATCAGAGACGCCATCCACACCGCGATCGATGCGGGAATCACGTTCATCGACACCGCGGAAGTGTACGGCGACGGTCGCGCCGAACGGCTCATCGGGGAGGTACTCACAGAGCGAGACGACGCCGAGGTGATCGATGTCGTGACGAAAGCCAAACCGGATCCTGATGGTGGCCACTCACCCGAGGGGCTTCGTGAGTCCGTCACCGGATCGATCGACCGGCTCGGGGTGGACAGCCTCGATCTCGTCCAGTTGCACTGCCCGGATACGTCCGCGTTCTACGATCCCGCGGTGTTCGACGCGCTCGAAGCCCTCCGCGCGGAGGGGTTGATCGACCACGCTGGCGTCAGCGTCGAACTCGTCGAGCAGGCACAGAAGGCCATCGAATACGACGTGGTCGAGTCGGTGCAAATCATCTTCAACCCGCTCCGGCTGCGCCCCCGCGAACGGCTGTTCGAGGCGGCCCAACGCCACGACGTAGGGATCATCGTTCGGGTGCCACTCGCCTCGGGGCTGCTCGCCGACGCGTTCGATGAGACGACCGACTTCCCTGAAGGCGACCATCGCCGTGTAGCGATCGAGGACGGCGTTGCGGCTGGGGTTGGCGCGAAAGGCGGCGAAACGTTCGCCGGAGTCCCCTTCGACGCCGGTATCGCAGCGGTCGAGGACCTCCGTCCGCACGTTCCGAGCGAGTTGTCGATGGCGCAGTTCACACTCCGGTGGATCCTCGATCACGAGGCCGTCACGACCGTGATCCCGGGATCGACCTCGCCGTCCCACATCGAAGAGAACGCCGACGCCGCCGACTATCCGGAGCTTTCGCACCAAACCCACGGCGCGGTCACGGACGCGTACGACGAACACGTCCGCGAACACGTTCACCACCGGTGGTGA
- a CDS encoding DUF7437 domain-containing protein: MAGNVTSSPTRSNPIATIRSLAALIEPDHRARVYTALLLAEDGELTPQEICDSTAVPRATIYDDLSWLVEEGLAARSETGRPHRYQATPQALSLSPWQTMGPRERTYYLALVVAVARKAENQTVETFIDRHGVETLADAIEYTLTRLKGQTTLRSMARELDLPVVETESIFQAIVGILSDLNQSHITPQLLDIPLDAADTRAE; this comes from the coding sequence ATGGCTGGCAACGTCACTTCCTCCCCAACGCGGTCGAATCCGATCGCCACGATTCGCTCGCTCGCGGCACTGATCGAGCCGGATCACCGTGCGCGCGTCTATACGGCGCTTTTGCTTGCTGAAGACGGTGAGCTAACCCCACAGGAGATCTGTGATTCTACCGCGGTTCCACGCGCAACGATCTATGACGATCTTAGTTGGTTGGTGGAGGAGGGGCTCGCCGCGCGTAGTGAGACTGGACGACCACATCGTTATCAAGCGACGCCACAAGCCTTGTCGCTGTCACCATGGCAGACGATGGGACCACGTGAGCGAACGTACTATCTTGCTCTCGTAGTCGCAGTCGCTCGAAAGGCAGAGAACCAGACAGTAGAAACGTTCATCGATCGCCACGGCGTCGAAACGCTAGCGGACGCGATCGAGTACACGCTTACTCGACTCAAGGGACAAACGACACTGCGATCGATGGCCCGAGAACTCGATCTGCCAGTGGTTGAGACCGAATCGATCTTTCAGGCGATCGTTGGTATCCTCAGCGACCTGAACCAGAGTCACATCACACCCCAATTACTTGATATTCCACTCGATGCAGCGGATACCAGAGCAGAATGA
- a CDS encoding HD domain-containing protein, whose amino-acid sequence MADDLLDNGGRTYDPEADHAFPDERVNAILEYVDDDEEIAAYLDAQNVNPVQRKGYNDHGSKHVSIVRNRALCLYDLLKAGGVAFNGARQQGLDEADEPVIIGLAAVLHDIGHIVHRDSHAYYSIPLAADVLDRILPAFYDTEARIRIKGEILHAILCHHTVEEPLTTEAGVMRVADALDMERGRSRMPYRQGGRGIDTLSSQAITQVALLEGDEFPVLVEITMTDAAGVYQVDELLKSKLNGSGLEEHIRIVAMNTREDDLLERIEL is encoded by the coding sequence ATGGCAGACGACCTGCTGGATAACGGCGGACGCACGTACGATCCGGAGGCTGACCACGCGTTTCCCGACGAACGGGTAAACGCGATCCTCGAGTACGTGGACGACGATGAGGAGATCGCCGCGTATCTCGACGCCCAAAACGTCAATCCAGTCCAGCGAAAGGGGTACAACGACCACGGGTCGAAACACGTCAGTATCGTCCGCAATCGCGCGCTCTGTCTGTACGATCTTCTGAAAGCCGGCGGGGTGGCGTTCAATGGAGCGCGACAGCAGGGTCTCGACGAAGCCGACGAGCCGGTGATCATCGGATTGGCGGCCGTGCTGCACGACATCGGGCACATCGTCCACCGCGACAGCCACGCCTACTACTCCATCCCGCTGGCTGCGGACGTACTCGATCGCATCCTCCCGGCGTTTTACGACACCGAGGCGCGTATTCGCATCAAAGGCGAGATCCTACACGCCATCCTCTGTCACCACACCGTCGAAGAGCCGCTTACCACCGAGGCCGGCGTGATGCGGGTTGCGGACGCGCTGGACATGGAACGCGGCCGCTCGCGGATGCCGTACAGACAGGGTGGCCGGGGCATCGATACCCTCTCTAGTCAGGCCATCACGCAGGTGGCGCTGTTGGAAGGTGATGAATTTCCGGTGCTCGTCGAGATCACCATGACCGACGCCGCCGGCGTCTATCAGGTGGACGAACTCCTGAAATCCAAGCTGAACGGTTCGGGACTCGAGGAGCACATCCGTATCGTCGCCATGAACACCCGTGAGGACGATCTGCTCGAACGGATTGAGCTCTAA
- a CDS encoding DUF5789 family protein produces the protein MTDDERTPDRETSDPDPERVQESAENRRRERAEHAEHASRQLEGRFEEFKYPVSSEELATEYGDETIDLANETESLGSVFDRLADEQYETPTEVREAVYSEITGEAAGMEEYNVERDIDAVDAVNQYDEETNENENERQR, from the coding sequence ATGACCGACGACGAACGGACACCGGACCGAGAGACGTCCGACCCGGATCCGGAACGGGTGCAAGAATCCGCCGAGAATCGTCGTCGAGAGCGCGCAGAACACGCCGAACACGCGTCTCGTCAGCTGGAGGGGCGGTTTGAGGAGTTCAAATATCCCGTTTCGAGCGAGGAGCTTGCGACCGAATACGGCGACGAGACGATCGATCTCGCCAACGAGACCGAATCGTTGGGGAGCGTCTTCGACCGCCTCGCCGATGAGCAGTACGAGACACCGACGGAGGTCAGAGAAGCCGTCTATAGCGAAATCACGGGCGAAGCAGCGGGAATGGAAGAATACAACGTCGAGCGCGATATCGACGCTGTCGACGCTGTCAATCAGTACGACGAGGAAACGAACGAGAACGAGAACGAACGCCAGCGGTAA
- a CDS encoding redoxin domain-containing protein: MPETGDTAPDFTAPLANGDVDSITLSETLEAEGGPIVLAFFPGAFTSVCSHEMSTFNDRLEEFTNAGGEVYGVSVDSPFAQNAFRDELGLEFELISDANDELVEAYDVSMDFDNLGVYGVAKRSVFVIDSDGEITYTWVSDDPGVEPDYEEVEDAVRAAE, translated from the coding sequence ATGCCAGAAACTGGCGATACTGCACCTGATTTCACTGCACCGCTCGCAAACGGTGACGTCGATTCGATCACGCTTTCCGAGACGCTTGAAGCCGAAGGCGGACCGATCGTGCTCGCCTTTTTCCCCGGTGCGTTTACGAGCGTCTGCTCACACGAGATGTCTACGTTCAACGACCGACTCGAAGAGTTCACGAACGCTGGTGGAGAGGTGTACGGCGTGAGCGTCGACTCGCCGTTCGCACAGAACGCCTTCCGGGATGAGTTGGGCTTGGAATTCGAACTCATCAGCGACGCCAACGACGAACTCGTCGAGGCCTACGACGTGTCGATGGACTTCGATAACCTCGGTGTGTACGGGGTGGCAAAGCGTTCCGTGTTCGTTATCGATTCCGATGGCGAGATTACATACACGTGGGTCAGCGACGATCCCGGCGTCGAACCTGACTACGAGGAAGTCGAAGACGCCGTCCGAGCGGCGGAATAG
- the hmgB gene encoding hydroxymethylglutaryl-CoA synthase: protein MVSVGIDAIEIHTGKLCLDLAETFAPAHDEDPDKYRKGLGLYTSSFPDSYEDIVTMGANAAYRLLERTGHTPADIGRIDVATESAFDNSKPVSTYIAGCLEQVFDTTFHHANKGERKFACIAGTQSLNDAYNWIRAGRNRGRSALVIATDTALYARGDAGEATQGAGAVAMLISEDPSLVELSPQQGYGSADETDFLKPNQQFPSVDGKRSVQVYLARMREALSDYASVAGRMHPDDFAYIPFHTPFPGMVRKAGLLGYRHVIRDTDIEEELASEIGRQPRMEAFDDEEAYLDAVSEYTDKLKGTENYREWYERVIEPTLDISRYVGNWYTGSVHIARASALKHALETGRDLTGKRLLVASYGSGAQAETHTETVQPGWKDEIAMLTIDEQLEARHDITFEEYEHIHDVHNHDISADDTEEFTTPKNEFVFDGWGRMGERQYRFV from the coding sequence ATGGTTAGTGTCGGGATCGACGCGATCGAAATTCACACTGGTAAGTTGTGCCTAGATCTGGCGGAAACGTTCGCTCCCGCCCACGATGAGGATCCGGATAAGTACCGAAAAGGACTCGGGTTGTATACGAGTTCGTTCCCTGATTCGTATGAGGACATCGTGACGATGGGGGCCAACGCTGCCTATCGGCTGCTCGAACGAACCGGTCACACGCCAGCGGACATCGGACGGATCGATGTGGCGACCGAAAGCGCGTTCGACAACTCGAAACCCGTCTCGACGTACATCGCGGGCTGTTTGGAACAGGTGTTCGACACCACGTTTCACCACGCCAACAAGGGGGAGCGGAAGTTCGCCTGTATCGCCGGAACCCAGAGTTTGAACGATGCGTACAACTGGATCCGTGCGGGACGCAACCGCGGCCGGTCGGCGCTCGTGATCGCCACGGACACGGCGCTGTACGCCCGGGGTGACGCGGGCGAAGCGACTCAGGGCGCCGGCGCGGTGGCGATGCTCATCAGCGAGGACCCATCGCTCGTGGAGCTAAGCCCCCAGCAGGGGTACGGCAGCGCGGACGAGACGGACTTTCTCAAGCCGAACCAACAGTTCCCGAGCGTGGACGGTAAGCGCAGCGTACAGGTGTATCTCGCCCGGATGCGAGAGGCGCTTTCCGATTATGCGTCCGTCGCTGGCCGCATGCACCCGGATGATTTCGCGTACATCCCGTTCCACACGCCGTTCCCGGGAATGGTCCGGAAGGCCGGGCTGTTGGGCTATCGCCACGTGATCCGCGATACGGACATCGAAGAGGAACTCGCCAGCGAAATCGGACGCCAGCCCCGAATGGAAGCGTTCGACGACGAGGAGGCGTATCTCGACGCCGTGAGTGAGTACACTGACAAGCTAAAAGGTACTGAGAACTACCGCGAGTGGTACGAACGCGTTATCGAGCCAACGCTCGACATCTCTCGGTACGTCGGCAACTGGTACACGGGTTCTGTCCACATCGCGCGTGCGAGCGCACTCAAACACGCGCTCGAAACGGGACGGGACCTGACCGGAAAACGCCTGCTCGTCGCCTCCTACGGCAGCGGTGCTCAGGCGGAAACCCACACGGAAACGGTCCAGCCCGGCTGGAAAGACGAGATTGCCATGCTCACCATCGACGAACAGCTCGAAGCGCGCCACGACATCACGTTCGAAGAGTACGAACACATCCACGACGTTCACAACCACGACATCAGCGCAGACGACACTGAGGAGTTCACGACGCCCAAAAACGAGTTCGTGTTCGACGGTTGGGGACGGATGGGTGAGCGACAGTACCGGTTCGTGTAA
- a CDS encoding Glu/Leu/Phe/Val family dehydrogenase: MPGSTNPFSSLQEQVDDAGAYVSGIDEDVLKRLKHPERVLETNLTVEMDDGSLEVFKAFRSQFNGDRGPYKGGIRYHPGVTRDEVKALSGWMVYKCAVVDIPYGGGKGGIVIDPEEYSETELERITRSFASELRPLIGEDKDIPAPDVNTGQREMNWIKDSYEMLEGTTEPGVVTGKALDSGGSEGRVEATGRSTMLAAREAFSYLDRDISDATVAVQGYGNAGAITAQLLSEELDASIVAVSDSSGGIYNADGLDATAVKDFKHETGSVAGYEGATDELTNGELLTLDVDLLVPAALENAIDADIASDVQADVIAEAANGPITPDADDVLAERDVIVLPDILTNAGGVTVSYFEWVQNRQRFYWTEQRVNDELERIITESFDSIVSAYEEKDLPTFRVAAYVVALERVARAFEQAGSWP; this comes from the coding sequence ATGCCGGGATCTACGAATCCCTTCTCGAGTCTTCAAGAGCAGGTGGACGACGCTGGTGCGTACGTATCCGGAATCGACGAAGACGTTCTCAAACGGTTGAAACACCCAGAGCGTGTTCTCGAAACGAATCTCACGGTCGAGATGGACGATGGGAGCCTCGAAGTCTTCAAAGCTTTCCGGTCGCAGTTCAACGGCGACCGAGGACCGTACAAGGGTGGGATTCGATACCACCCGGGCGTCACTCGAGATGAAGTGAAGGCCTTGTCGGGGTGGATGGTGTACAAGTGTGCGGTGGTCGATATTCCCTACGGCGGTGGAAAAGGCGGCATCGTCATCGATCCGGAAGAGTACTCCGAGACCGAATTAGAGCGCATTACTCGCTCGTTTGCCTCGGAGTTGCGGCCGCTCATCGGGGAAGACAAGGACATTCCAGCTCCGGACGTCAACACGGGCCAACGGGAGATGAACTGGATCAAAGACAGTTATGAGATGCTCGAAGGAACCACTGAGCCGGGGGTCGTCACTGGAAAGGCGCTCGACAGCGGTGGCAGTGAGGGCCGCGTCGAGGCGACCGGGCGCTCGACGATGCTCGCCGCCCGAGAAGCATTCTCGTATCTCGACCGGGACATCAGTGACGCCACTGTCGCCGTGCAGGGCTATGGCAACGCGGGAGCGATCACCGCACAACTCCTCTCTGAGGAACTGGATGCGTCCATCGTCGCCGTGTCAGACTCGAGCGGAGGGATCTACAACGCGGATGGACTTGACGCCACCGCGGTCAAAGATTTCAAACACGAAACGGGCAGTGTCGCTGGCTATGAGGGGGCGACCGACGAGCTCACCAACGGTGAGCTGTTGACGCTCGATGTCGATTTGCTCGTGCCAGCCGCACTCGAAAACGCCATCGATGCTGACATCGCGTCCGATGTCCAAGCGGACGTCATCGCGGAAGCCGCGAACGGTCCGATCACGCCGGACGCCGACGACGTACTCGCCGAACGCGACGTCATCGTGCTCCCGGACATCCTCACGAATGCAGGCGGTGTCACAGTTTCGTACTTCGAGTGGGTGCAGAACAGACAGCGCTTTTACTGGACCGAACAACGGGTTAACGACGAACTCGAACGGATCATCACGGAATCGTTCGACAGCATCGTATCGGCCTACGAAGAAAAGGATCTCCCGACCTTCCGGGTCGCCGCCTACGTCGTAGCGCTCGAACGCGTCGCCCGTGCGTTCGAACAGGCCGGAAGCTGGCCGTAA
- a CDS encoding HpcH/HpaI aldolase/citrate lyase family protein, with translation MPRRSVLFSPGDRPELMRKAPQSGADIVVFDLEDAVGPEHKSVGREAVASVVTDPTFDPDCAVCVRVTSNAKEDLTRLAENSVRLDLLMLPKTETSTDVTELAATSSEFGIDVPVCALCETAQGVLNAPEIAAAEPTAAIAFGAEDLAADIGANRTDEGTEVLYAREHVVLAASAAGVDAIDTVFTDIGDTEGLATATETARDLGYTGKMAIHPDQVSVINDAFTPSDEQIEWAQRVLDAYDEREGGVFRLDDEMIDAPLVARAENILERTPHSQRG, from the coding sequence ATGCCCCGACGAAGCGTGCTGTTTTCCCCGGGTGATCGACCGGAGCTGATGCGAAAAGCGCCTCAATCGGGCGCGGATATCGTCGTGTTCGATCTCGAAGACGCCGTTGGGCCGGAGCACAAATCCGTCGGTCGTGAGGCGGTCGCTTCCGTGGTGACGGATCCGACGTTCGATCCCGACTGTGCGGTGTGTGTCCGTGTCACCAGCAACGCGAAGGAGGATCTCACGAGACTCGCCGAGAATTCGGTTCGGTTGGATCTCCTCATGCTCCCAAAAACCGAAACCTCAACCGATGTGACCGAACTCGCCGCGACGAGTTCGGAGTTCGGAATCGACGTCCCCGTATGCGCGCTGTGTGAAACCGCACAGGGCGTCCTCAATGCCCCGGAGATAGCTGCCGCCGAGCCGACAGCTGCGATCGCGTTCGGCGCGGAAGATCTCGCGGCCGACATCGGTGCGAATCGGACCGACGAGGGAACAGAGGTGTTGTACGCCCGCGAGCACGTGGTCCTCGCAGCGAGTGCAGCGGGCGTCGACGCGATCGATACCGTGTTTACCGACATCGGCGACACCGAAGGACTCGCGACAGCGACCGAAACCGCCCGCGATCTGGGCTACACGGGTAAAATGGCGATTCATCCCGACCAAGTTTCGGTGATAAACGACGCCTTCACCCCGAGTGACGAACAGATCGAGTGGGCGCAGCGGGTGCTCGACGCATACGACGAACGCGAGGGAGGCGTCTTTCGCCTCGACGACGAAATGATCGACGCGCCACTCGTCGCTCGGGCCGAGAACATTCTCGAACGTACACCTCACAGTCAGCGCGGCTAA
- a CDS encoding winged helix-turn-helix transcriptional regulator, whose protein sequence is MIGTKSVTVSRITVMTLVLLLVLGSSGIALASIAPAQDDDTTERMGSCTLPTLDIEHFGPKTVTTDDRVGSVIDQPSLLVHELSGNGNTVPPLWTVLLRYSRYDNSDPLENDVRSRVYGIIEQSPGTYISEVSEQVSASRSTVRYHVRILEDEGLIVGDADGGKHRFYPVGSDDPALEAAMNDDATARVLDSIARLEPAAVSALAEDLDRAPGTVSYHLDRLAEDDLIEQERAGNSVVTSLADGIKIDATLGETELAPTNAD, encoded by the coding sequence ATGATTGGAACAAAATCGGTCACCGTTTCTCGAATTACAGTGATGACGCTCGTACTCCTACTCGTGTTGGGATCGAGTGGGATCGCGCTCGCGTCAATAGCGCCCGCCCAGGACGACGATACAACAGAGCGGATGGGATCGTGTACGTTGCCCACGCTCGATATCGAGCATTTCGGTCCGAAAACGGTTACCACTGATGATCGGGTTGGTTCGGTGATCGATCAGCCATCACTTCTCGTCCACGAACTCTCGGGGAATGGCAACACCGTTCCGCCGCTGTGGACGGTGTTGCTCCGGTACAGTCGGTATGACAACTCGGATCCGCTGGAAAACGATGTTCGTAGTCGGGTGTACGGCATCATCGAGCAGTCGCCGGGAACCTACATCTCGGAGGTGAGCGAACAGGTCTCTGCCTCCCGTTCAACGGTTCGGTATCACGTCCGCATCCTCGAGGACGAGGGGCTCATCGTCGGTGATGCAGACGGTGGGAAACACCGGTTCTATCCGGTCGGAAGCGACGACCCGGCGTTGGAAGCCGCCATGAACGACGACGCGACTGCCCGAGTACTCGATTCGATCGCTCGACTCGAACCGGCGGCGGTTTCGGCTCTCGCTGAGGATCTCGATCGCGCTCCGGGAACGGTCTCGTACCACCTCGATCGGCTCGCGGAGGATGATCTCATCGAGCAAGAACGGGCCGGAAACTCGGTGGTGACGAGCCTCGCCGATGGAATCAAGATCGATGCGACGCTCGGCGAGACGGAGCTTGCACCCACCAACGCCGACTGA
- a CDS encoding DUF7573 domain-containing protein: MEDRSLSDFQTEKPRYDAEAAAETTVAGIELTMDWTPEGAACSDCGENVQRRWRDADGDSDQLVCIACKQWA; this comes from the coding sequence ATGGAGGATCGATCGTTGTCGGACTTCCAAACTGAGAAGCCACGATATGACGCCGAGGCAGCGGCCGAAACGACAGTTGCGGGTATCGAGTTGACTATGGACTGGACCCCCGAGGGAGCAGCCTGTTCTGACTGTGGTGAGAACGTACAGCGGCGGTGGCGCGACGCGGACGGTGATAGCGACCAGTTGGTGTGTATTGCGTGTAAACAGTGGGCGTGA
- a CDS encoding 5,10-methylenetetrahydromethanopterin reductase, translating to MIGIELTPEHPVDRVVELGTAAERVGFDTVFTSCHYNNRDPFVVLTRLANETETIRLGPGVMNPYEIHPVRLASTMGTLSEASDGRAVLGVGAGDRSTLRNLGLADQRGLRSVLETIKVTQQLWRGERVDHEGTFRARDAQLNYTAEKSPVYVGGEGPHMCRMAAKHADGLLFNGSHPDDVAWAREQVEHGLDDRPADRGAFDFAAYTSVSIARDADAAREAARPPVAFITAGAPESVLDRHGIDAERAATIGESISEGAFSTAFEAVTGSMIEAFCIAGTPETVTRRLNAVFDHVDSIVVSAPLGPDLDTAIELAKTAVDQADR from the coding sequence ATGATCGGGATCGAACTCACACCCGAACATCCCGTCGATCGCGTCGTCGAATTGGGCACCGCTGCCGAACGGGTTGGCTTCGACACTGTGTTTACGAGTTGTCACTACAACAACCGCGATCCGTTCGTCGTTCTCACACGACTCGCTAATGAAACCGAGACGATCCGACTGGGACCGGGCGTAATGAATCCCTATGAGATCCATCCGGTCAGGCTCGCTTCTACGATGGGAACTCTCTCTGAAGCTAGCGACGGCCGGGCCGTCCTGGGCGTTGGAGCGGGCGATCGCTCGACGCTTCGGAATCTCGGGCTGGCGGACCAGCGAGGACTACGTTCGGTGTTAGAGACGATCAAAGTCACACAGCAACTCTGGAGGGGAGAGCGTGTTGACCACGAGGGAACGTTTCGGGCGCGGGACGCGCAGTTGAACTACACCGCCGAGAAAAGCCCGGTGTACGTCGGCGGCGAGGGACCACACATGTGCCGGATGGCCGCAAAACACGCCGACGGACTGTTGTTCAACGGTTCACACCCAGACGACGTTGCGTGGGCGCGCGAACAGGTCGAACATGGATTGGACGACCGCCCAGCCGACCGCGGTGCGTTCGACTTCGCGGCGTACACGAGCGTGTCGATCGCCCGTGACGCCGATGCGGCGCGCGAGGCTGCCCGGCCCCCCGTCGCGTTCATCACGGCAGGCGCACCCGAGTCGGTACTGGACCGCCACGGGATCGACGCGGAACGTGCGGCGACGATCGGTGAGTCCATCAGTGAGGGCGCGTTTTCGACGGCGTTCGAAGCAGTGACGGGGTCGATGATCGAGGCGTTCTGTATCGCTGGGACGCCCGAAACGGTCACTCGACGACTGAATGCCGTGTTCGATCACGTCGATAGCATCGTCGTCTCGGCTCCGCTCGGGCCGGATCTCGACACCGCGATCGAACTCGCTAAGACGGCCGTCGATCAAGCCGACAGGTAA
- a CDS encoding coenzyme F420-0:L-glutamate ligase: MNVFAVPDLPEVRAGDDLGVMIDERVDVRADDVICVASTVVSKANGRTVDLKDVTAGPRAIEIAERIAALTDEEKDPRFAQVVLDESTDLLLSAPFLLTRTPFGHITVNAGIDRSNVPDADLVLLPSDPSANAEALSSTLGAPVIVTDTCGRPFRHGQRGVAIGWAGLPASRDWRGEHDRDGHELEVTVEAIVDELAAAANLLSGEGDGGTPAVVIRDFEFGDHGGSNQLFRAYDGDLVRQALEEWEYRG; encoded by the coding sequence ATGAACGTGTTTGCGGTGCCCGATCTCCCGGAGGTTCGAGCCGGTGACGATCTCGGGGTGATGATCGACGAACGCGTCGACGTACGGGCCGACGACGTTATCTGCGTTGCGAGCACCGTCGTTTCGAAGGCTAACGGGCGCACAGTCGATCTCAAGGACGTGACGGCCGGGCCTCGGGCCATCGAGATCGCTGAGCGGATCGCAGCCCTGACTGACGAGGAGAAAGACCCTCGGTTCGCACAGGTCGTACTGGATGAGTCCACAGATCTCCTGTTGAGCGCGCCGTTTTTGCTCACACGAACGCCGTTCGGCCACATCACTGTCAACGCCGGGATCGATCGCTCGAACGTGCCCGATGCGGATCTGGTGTTGCTTCCGTCCGATCCGAGCGCGAACGCCGAGGCGCTTTCGTCAACGCTCGGCGCGCCGGTCATCGTCACCGACACGTGTGGGCGACCGTTCCGGCATGGCCAGCGCGGTGTGGCGATCGGATGGGCAGGACTGCCAGCCAGCCGCGACTGGCGCGGTGAGCACGACCGGGACGGCCACGAACTCGAAGTGACCGTTGAGGCGATCGTCGACGAACTCGCGGCGGCGGCGAACCTCCTGAGCGGTGAAGGCGACGGTGGCACGCCCGCCGTCGTGATTCGTGACTTCGAGTTCGGCGACCACGGTGGCAGCAACCAACTGTTTCGGGCGTACGACGGTGATCTCGTCAGGCAAGCACTCGAAGAATGGGAGTACCGAGGATGA
- a CDS encoding metallophosphoesterase family protein, translating into MRVAILSDTHIPSRARRLPDWVGEEIERADHTIHAGDFDSPDAFGSIEELTDSLTAVGGNMDRRLDLPAVETVDLGGVRFVVTHGTGSIEEYETRVATTVTEHADGPTVGVCGHTHQLMDTTVEGVRLLNPGSATGASPASKPSMLVADVDDGAVKVTVQEG; encoded by the coding sequence ATGCGTGTTGCAATCCTCAGCGATACACACATCCCTTCACGCGCGCGAAGGCTTCCGGACTGGGTGGGTGAGGAGATCGAACGGGCCGACCACACCATCCACGCGGGTGATTTCGACTCACCCGACGCGTTCGGCTCGATCGAGGAGTTGACTGATTCGTTGACCGCAGTCGGCGGGAACATGGACCGACGCCTCGATCTCCCGGCGGTCGAGACTGTCGATCTCGGTGGAGTCCGATTCGTCGTTACTCACGGAACTGGATCGATCGAGGAGTACGAAACGCGGGTCGCCACGACAGTGACGGAACACGCAGACGGACCGACGGTCGGCGTGTGTGGCCACACCCATCAGCTCATGGACACGACCGTCGAAGGTGTGCGGCTGTTGAATCCGGGGAGCGCAACGGGAGCTTCACCGGCGTCGAAACCGTCGATGCTTGTCGCCGACGTGGACGATGGAGCGGTAAAAGTAACGGTTCAGGAGGGGTGA